The Funiculus sociatus GB2-C1 sequence CTGAGAGTTGAAGATATTAAAATGTTTCCCTCAAAAGACCTTCGTTTAATTGACACTCTTTGGATAAAGCACAGTAAGGGACGCTTTGGTTTTAGCGTACAAAAGCATATTTGGGAAAGTATAGGCGGGACGAAAAATGCCAATTATGAAATTATGTGTAACTTAGGCGATCGCTTGCAATGGCGGATAAACTCTTGTTGGGTTGACTATGAGCAATTTATGTTTGATTGCGTAGCTCCTTTGGGACACCTCCCCAGTGGCTATGTTTTTTGTGAGGTTGGTTGGTGGGTGGGTTTGCTAAATCTTTTTTATCGTCTTAGTTCTTAGTCAATTGTCCGACTCCCACTCTATTTTGCTGTTGATGGGGGATGAAAAAGGAAGGTTGTCCTGTCTTTGTTGTTAGGTTAAAAAGTTGAAACCTGACAAGGTTTGATGACTAATAACTAATAATAAAATCAAACAAATAGTGAGCCATTTGTAATTTACTACAAGGCTCAATCTCTACTTTGTGTCCTTGGTTGTCTAGAAATATAGCTTGATTGTTGTCGCTGCCAAAACCACTATCCGGTTTATCGATAGGATTGGCAACAATGGCATCTAATTTTTTCCTGTGCAACTTTTCCAAAGCTGGCGTTACGATATCTCCAGTTTGAGCCGCAAACCCAATTAACTTTTGATGAGGCTTTTTAAGAGTTGCCAATTCTGCGACGATATCCGGTACAGGTTCGAGGGGTAAGTTTGTTGGAAGTAAACGCTTCGGCAATTTTTCTGCACTATACTCGGCTGGTTTCACATCCGCCACAGCTGCCGACATTATTATTACATCGGCATTGGAAAAATGCGATCGCATTTCCTGTTCCATCTCTTTTGCACTGGTGACAGAAATCGCTTGCACCCCCAATGGTACATCCCAAGCGGCGGGTGCGCGAACTACCGTCACCCCTGCGCCTCGATGCAGTGCAGCTTGTGCCAATGCTAATCCCATTTTGCCAGTAGAGGGATTTCCGATAAAGCGCACCGGATCTAAATGTTCTCGTGTTCCCCCAGCACTAATTAAAACTCGCTTCCCGGCTAAATCTCGCTTGCCTTTTGCGTGCAATAATGATGTTATATTCGGCAAAATTTCCGCCGGTTCTGCCATCCGCCCAGCACCAACGCGATCGCAAGCCAAAAGTCCGGCACCAGGCCCCACACTGTGGTAACGTTTATCTGTCAACAACTGTTGCCAATTGCGTTGTACCGAAAGCTGTTCCCACATATCCGTATTCATTGCAGGTGCCAACAGCACGGGACAACTGGAAGCTAACACGGTATTGGTGAGCAAGTTGTCAGCTAACCCATAAGCCAACTTACCCAAAGTATTAGCTGTCAGGGGAGCAATAACAAAAACCTCTGCCCATTCCCCCAACTCAATATGCAAGGGGCGTTTGTGTGGTTGCCAAAAGTCCTCATCTGTATAAGCAGGATGACGAGACAGGGTTGCCACCGTCAAGGGCGTGATAAATTGACAAGCAGCATCAGTGAGAATTGCTCGAACTTCCACCCCGGACTTAGCAAGCGTTGAAATAACCTCACAAACTTTATAGGCGGCGATACCGCCGCCTATACCAATTAGAACCCGTCTATCTGACAATTTTGGATTTTGGATACTCCCCTTATCAAGGGGGGGTAGCAGGGGATCAGATTTGGGATTGTCGGGTGATTCCATTTCGGATTAGACAAAGCTACGACGTTAACGGCGATTATCTTTGTGATGACCATCCAACCCCAATCTAAAATCTAAAATTGTTAGGCTTCATCGTAGGGTTGTAAATCCAAGAGGTAGATGTATGGTTCAATTAACTCTGGACGCTGAAATGCGATCGCTCGCAGCAAATGCCAATCATCCAACCCTTCAAAAGGATTGTTGTAATCATCTCGCTCCAAACGTACAGCCAGTTGTTCCACGTCTGTCATCGTCAGAGCCGAAATTTCCCGTTCGGAAATGCTAACAGTTGCCATTGACCGCGCCTCCCTCAACTTACACCTGTATTTGCATTGTACAGATGAAACATCCCATTTTATCTTAACGCTCTTACGTATTATTGACAGAGGCAACAAAACTTCAAGTTTAAGAAACCAAGGACGATTGGGTATTTGCTGTCACAAAATTTCGGACAACCCCTAATACTTCCGGCAGAATTACGTGTCCCATGTTAAATTCATGATATTGTACGGATACGCCCAGTGCTGTTAAAGCATCCCGCGCTTTCTGGGC is a genomic window containing:
- the isiD gene encoding protein IsiD, which translates into the protein MATVSISEREISALTMTDVEQLAVRLERDDYNNPFEGLDDWHLLRAIAFQRPELIEPYIYLLDLQPYDEA
- the coaBC gene encoding bifunctional phosphopantothenoylcysteine decarboxylase/phosphopantothenate--cysteine ligase CoaBC, with product MESPDNPKSDPLLPPLDKGSIQNPKLSDRRVLIGIGGGIAAYKVCEVISTLAKSGVEVRAILTDAACQFITPLTVATLSRHPAYTDEDFWQPHKRPLHIELGEWAEVFVIAPLTANTLGKLAYGLADNLLTNTVLASSCPVLLAPAMNTDMWEQLSVQRNWQQLLTDKRYHSVGPGAGLLACDRVGAGRMAEPAEILPNITSLLHAKGKRDLAGKRVLISAGGTREHLDPVRFIGNPSTGKMGLALAQAALHRGAGVTVVRAPAAWDVPLGVQAISVTSAKEMEQEMRSHFSNADVIIMSAAVADVKPAEYSAEKLPKRLLPTNLPLEPVPDIVAELATLKKPHQKLIGFAAQTGDIVTPALEKLHRKKLDAIVANPIDKPDSGFGSDNNQAIFLDNQGHKVEIEPCSKLQMAHYLFDFIISY